The Halomicronema hongdechloris C2206 genome includes a window with the following:
- the tsaE gene encoding tRNA (adenosine(37)-N6)-threonylcarbamoyltransferase complex ATPase subunit type 1 TsaE, which produces MPVVITLPDAEATYALGHYLGQHLPIGTVILLMGDLGSGKTTLVKGLAAALGITEPINSPTFTLINEYEQGRLPLYHVDLYRLEAAAADQLYLESYWDGSEFVPGIMAIEWSEHLGHHPPEPLELRLSYHDAGRQATLRPSTPCQAALLETLPDAILANEI; this is translated from the coding sequence ATGCCAGTCGTTATTACTTTGCCAGATGCCGAGGCCACCTATGCCCTAGGGCACTATCTGGGCCAACATCTGCCCATTGGTACCGTGATTTTACTCATGGGGGACCTAGGCAGCGGCAAAACCACCTTGGTGAAAGGCCTGGCAGCGGCGCTAGGGATCACTGAGCCCATTAACAGTCCTACCTTTACCCTAATCAATGAGTATGAGCAGGGGCGTCTTCCCCTTTATCATGTCGATCTCTACCGCCTAGAGGCGGCAGCCGCCGATCAGCTCTATTTAGAGAGCTATTGGGACGGCAGCGAGTTTGTCCCAGGCATCATGGCCATCGAGTGGTCTGAGCATTTAGGCCATCATCCCCCAGAGCCCCTGGAGCTACGACTCAGCTATCATGACGCTGGACGCCAAGCTACCCTGAGACCGTCGACGCCCTGTCAAGCAGCCTTACTAGAGACATTACCCGATGCAATACTGGCTAATGAAATCTGA
- the hpsA gene encoding hormogonium polysaccharide biosynthesis protein HpsA, with protein MASFRRHLRRFWQLPQTLLKRFMTRLLRLFWLVSQPSRLARSGFVLPTTTLLLLLIVLTAGALTFRSLGRSGQIIAQREQKVIVNAATPAIDRAKAKIEFLFNKDPRFPSGLPASDILADMMLDPAGMYTGRVSAIGDPYTLPDETRINLNPNHPDDEGLDNAWVFKSDINGDGTVASDEVVIYSILVDDAGPYEEADVTLQEPPSQNKAQALVTRTGPLATTEATELCQGAISEGGWQVVDAANNSTLQKNFQVNAFAINSNDVNRTLETLEFQQAREAERANKWGAWFNYDLEIFPGPDFNWNGAMHTDGNLFVRGGLNAHMVSSHNSCLYSQESSEITLSQDENNPDPDSGGFQGQVVKGAVTQDDFSGSSADFHLYQTDDNTPPRTGWDMGNGDDSVTTDAGAKLSDIATNPLTLLTKGIHEHIDPSTWDRDPNWPNSDASQQGRILNDNVIRPFVDDFYRADDRWGPKPKYNEEHGLEADNKQVGDPITAVGELTDENEGLDGFWERQAINRGLRLIVGERLELGNTYGWNASPLDTTSDPNITDPSSNPNNNPISQPDSLYPPDLTLGLTGADRGGPHEVLQRRSLRDNLAAVQGMVVYHYEGGGSASDGEFPAACVALTAHPGTMESIINSRTFDYLTLNTTTADDIKVDFLKGHGTNGWEFAYPSTFATASNFGTQYDLATSPLKKALKNLAYFAGDPHGGAPSFGPFQDDFVHPFPYLAMWGDFSPLRQIVESGTGYGSLSFADQATLHSSACTLGLLAYNLDSLNTEFDDITDAQWSDAASGIAKTLLDLVDNGVPLADVDTTPPDVWIEEAEAAGAPAAEIARMKVAADYWQVLRDRTFGFATGAGLEAAATPPTPLFGIYDQANGTFELDAVGTTYGDDPPISYNLSCDPNSFSDFGITDPEEALTLALALCPKTNVPKYPSLYYLFPRASHDQSASADSTELTALGIADTAQPTGEEYIDATAVDPGLIPPYLISSVLVNDGFTYQVVDDGADEPDNLSDLALVARVPGGTPTWQLPFTADSSADLDTSAGNQPDDRPFAINNPAGGILNIPFLDKGIYDGREQLAIRVLDIDLSRLANETNGSGDYWLAADRENGGEGIIYAFREDAVREDEIVRPKHTDAGWGPSATTDCSVLANLKTDNDCRMTVEPGGTIQDPPLSDRLVSPKPVDYYPDPMRRNHGFRFKDGADISGDLDRDPGMTFVTDNSVYIQGNFNLHSDDGVTPNLEEFVDGQTLNDGDVAYGDPFYTARTDLNTDTFATLDDDHWRPVEILSDSFTILSDNFQDGAVDDTFLEITPANYGAGESSYQNQNRPYFETDPSDPGSIFNRERWVQEGEWLYEEDVDPNTNDPDDPAAPVWIDRNGGYYINRYDDDSPPTADPWPNFELDNKDPFGVGNFIEFGFDSDDEKRHKRNLIRAGETFVNSLFISGIIPSQGGQNNGGFHNFPRFLELWNTGTTKSDETFNNAIDLFIAGSFFQFDFSTGSTGLFDQDAWERTQSADINENNIYFYSPPGRRWGFDVGLLYQPPAPAARRFVTIESPRSEYYRELPANDPYIENLLCATDDGGTRVFNASDFPNVTCP; from the coding sequence AGATGAAACCCGGATTAATCTCAACCCGAATCACCCCGACGATGAAGGGCTAGATAACGCCTGGGTATTTAAGTCTGATATCAATGGCGATGGCACCGTTGCTAGCGACGAAGTCGTTATCTATTCCATTTTGGTGGATGATGCCGGTCCCTACGAAGAAGCTGACGTTACCCTACAAGAGCCTCCCAGCCAAAATAAGGCCCAGGCTCTAGTGACCCGCACCGGCCCCCTGGCCACCACTGAAGCCACCGAGCTCTGCCAAGGGGCTATTTCTGAAGGGGGTTGGCAGGTAGTGGATGCTGCCAATAACTCTACCCTGCAGAAAAACTTTCAGGTGAATGCCTTCGCCATCAATAGCAACGACGTCAATCGCACCCTGGAGACCCTAGAGTTTCAACAGGCTCGGGAGGCGGAGAGGGCAAATAAATGGGGAGCCTGGTTTAACTACGATCTAGAGATCTTCCCCGGTCCTGACTTTAACTGGAACGGAGCAATGCATACGGACGGTAATCTGTTCGTCCGGGGAGGATTAAATGCTCATATGGTCAGCTCTCATAACTCCTGTTTGTATAGCCAGGAGTCATCAGAAATCACCTTATCTCAGGATGAGAATAATCCTGACCCTGATTCTGGTGGCTTTCAGGGGCAAGTGGTGAAAGGAGCCGTTACCCAGGACGACTTTTCTGGTAGTAGTGCAGATTTTCACCTGTATCAAACAGACGATAATACTCCCCCTAGAACCGGCTGGGACATGGGAAATGGGGATGACTCTGTGACGACTGATGCTGGCGCCAAGCTATCAGATATTGCTACTAACCCTCTGACGTTATTAACCAAAGGCATTCACGAGCACATTGATCCCAGCACTTGGGACCGCGATCCAAACTGGCCTAATTCAGATGCCTCCCAGCAAGGTCGCATTCTAAACGACAACGTGATCAGACCCTTCGTCGATGACTTCTACCGCGCCGATGATCGCTGGGGACCCAAGCCTAAATACAACGAAGAGCATGGCCTTGAGGCAGATAATAAGCAGGTTGGCGATCCCATCACAGCTGTAGGTGAATTAACCGATGAAAACGAAGGTCTAGATGGTTTTTGGGAACGGCAAGCTATTAATAGGGGCTTACGCCTGATCGTGGGCGAGCGACTAGAGCTGGGGAATACATATGGTTGGAATGCCAGCCCTCTAGATACCACTTCAGATCCGAATATAACGGATCCAAGTTCTAATCCTAACAATAACCCTATTTCTCAGCCTGATTCACTCTATCCTCCTGACCTAACCTTGGGATTGACAGGTGCTGACCGGGGTGGTCCCCATGAAGTGCTACAGCGCCGCTCGCTGCGGGATAATCTGGCGGCTGTACAGGGGATGGTGGTGTATCACTACGAGGGGGGTGGCAGTGCCTCAGATGGTGAGTTCCCAGCAGCTTGTGTAGCTCTAACGGCTCATCCCGGCACTATGGAAAGCATTATCAATAGTCGTACCTTTGATTATTTAACACTCAACACCACTACTGCTGATGATATCAAGGTCGACTTTCTTAAAGGGCATGGCACCAATGGTTGGGAATTTGCCTATCCTTCTACCTTCGCGACAGCAAGTAACTTCGGGACTCAATATGACTTAGCCACCTCTCCTTTGAAGAAGGCTCTAAAGAATCTTGCCTACTTCGCTGGAGATCCGCACGGCGGAGCCCCCTCTTTTGGGCCGTTCCAAGATGACTTTGTTCATCCATTTCCCTATCTCGCTATGTGGGGTGACTTCTCTCCCCTGAGGCAAATTGTCGAAAGCGGCACCGGTTACGGCAGCCTTAGCTTTGCCGACCAGGCAACGCTACATTCTTCGGCTTGTACGCTCGGCCTGCTGGCTTACAACCTAGACAGCCTCAACACAGAGTTTGATGACATCACCGACGCTCAGTGGAGTGATGCTGCTAGTGGAATCGCCAAAACTTTATTAGACCTGGTGGATAATGGAGTTCCTTTAGCGGATGTAGACACCACACCACCTGACGTCTGGATTGAGGAGGCTGAAGCTGCAGGTGCACCCGCAGCTGAAATAGCTCGCATGAAGGTTGCTGCAGATTACTGGCAGGTTCTCAGAGACCGGACCTTCGGTTTTGCTACCGGCGCAGGACTTGAAGCAGCAGCTACCCCACCCACACCACTATTCGGGATCTATGACCAGGCTAATGGGACTTTTGAGCTCGATGCTGTAGGGACGACCTACGGCGACGATCCGCCTATTTCATATAACCTCAGCTGTGATCCAAACTCATTTAGTGACTTTGGCATTACAGATCCTGAAGAAGCGCTCACACTCGCGCTAGCCCTATGTCCAAAGACAAACGTTCCAAAGTATCCTTCCCTTTATTATCTATTTCCTAGGGCGAGCCATGATCAGAGCGCAAGTGCTGACTCAACTGAGCTAACGGCTTTGGGAATTGCCGATACAGCTCAACCCACTGGAGAGGAATACATTGATGCCACAGCAGTTGATCCAGGTTTAATCCCGCCTTATTTAATATCCAGTGTCCTAGTTAACGACGGATTCACTTATCAAGTTGTAGATGATGGTGCTGATGAACCTGATAACTTATCTGATCTTGCTCTAGTTGCTCGGGTCCCAGGGGGTACACCAACATGGCAACTTCCGTTTACGGCTGATTCCTCGGCTGATTTAGACACATCTGCTGGTAATCAGCCCGATGATAGGCCATTCGCTATTAATAATCCGGCTGGTGGTATTCTGAATATTCCTTTCCTCGATAAGGGCATCTACGACGGTCGGGAACAGCTAGCAATCCGAGTGCTCGACATTGACCTCAGCCGCCTTGCTAACGAAACCAATGGTTCTGGTGATTACTGGCTAGCGGCAGATCGAGAGAATGGCGGTGAGGGCATTATCTATGCCTTCCGAGAAGACGCCGTGCGGGAAGACGAAATCGTACGACCGAAACACACCGATGCTGGCTGGGGACCTAGTGCAACCACCGATTGTTCGGTGCTGGCTAACCTCAAGACTGATAATGACTGCAGGATGACGGTTGAGCCCGGGGGCACGATTCAAGACCCGCCGCTGAGCGATCGCCTCGTCAGCCCCAAACCTGTGGACTATTATCCCGACCCGATGCGGCGTAACCATGGCTTCCGATTTAAAGATGGGGCCGATATCAGTGGCGACCTAGATAGAGACCCAGGGATGACCTTTGTCACCGATAACTCGGTCTATATCCAGGGCAACTTCAACCTGCACAGCGACGATGGGGTGACACCAAATCTAGAAGAGTTCGTAGACGGCCAAACTCTTAATGATGGCGATGTTGCCTATGGCGATCCGTTCTATACCGCTCGCACTGACCTCAACACCGATACCTTTGCCACCCTCGACGATGACCATTGGCGACCGGTAGAGATTTTGTCTGATTCATTCACGATCCTGTCGGACAACTTCCAGGATGGGGCCGTTGACGATACTTTTCTTGAGATTACTCCGGCTAACTATGGAGCAGGAGAATCCTCTTACCAAAACCAGAATCGCCCCTACTTTGAGACAGATCCCTCAGATCCCGGCTCTATCTTTAATCGAGAGAGATGGGTTCAAGAAGGAGAGTGGCTCTATGAAGAAGATGTTGATCCAAATACTAATGATCCTGATGATCCAGCGGCGCCGGTTTGGATTGACCGTAACGGTGGTTATTACATTAATCGATATGATGATGATTCACCACCAACTGCCGACCCTTGGCCTAATTTTGAGCTAGATAATAAGGATCCCTTTGGTGTCGGTAACTTTATTGAGTTCGGATTTGATAGTGACGATGAAAAGAGGCACAAGCGCAACTTAATTCGGGCCGGAGAAACCTTCGTGAATTCACTGTTCATCAGTGGCATTATTCCCTCCCAAGGCGGTCAGAACAATGGCGGCTTTCACAACTTCCCCAGATTCTTAGAACTGTGGAATACCGGTACAACTAAGTCTGACGAGACTTTCAATAATGCTATCGATTTGTTCATCGCCGGATCCTTCTTCCAGTTCGATTTCTCCACCGGCAGTACCGGCTTGTTCGACCAGGATGCCTGGGAAAGGACGCAATCAGCGGATATCAATGAAAACAACATCTACTTCTACAGTCCGCCCGGTCGACGCTGGGGATTTGATGTGGGTTTGCTCTACCAGCCGCCAGCCCCGGCAGCGCGACGCTTCGTCACCATTGAGTCGCCTCGCAGCGAGTACTACCGAGAACTGCCTGCGAATGACCCTTACATCGAAAATTTGCTCTGTGCTACCGATGATGGGGGCACCCGGGTATTCAATGCCTCTGATTTCCCCAATGTCACATGTCCCTAG
- the pdxH gene encoding pyridoxamine 5'-phosphate oxidase yields the protein MDIAALRREYSQRGLQRTDLAADPLQQFQRWFQEACDAELLEPNAMVVATVAADGMPYQRTVLLKYFDPQGFVFFTNYGSRKAQQLQHNPKVSLLFPWYGLERQLHITGMATKISTMESWRYFSSRPRGSQIGAWVSQQSQVISSRQLLEAQFDHMQQKFKQGQIPLPDFWGGYRVVPDSFEFWQGRSNRLHDRFLYTRHQDGWDIQRLSP from the coding sequence ATGGACATTGCCGCCCTGCGTCGAGAATATAGCCAACGAGGCTTACAGAGAACAGACTTGGCCGCAGATCCGCTGCAGCAGTTTCAGCGTTGGTTTCAAGAGGCCTGTGACGCCGAGTTGCTAGAACCCAACGCCATGGTGGTGGCCACGGTGGCGGCCGATGGCATGCCCTACCAGCGCACGGTATTGCTGAAGTACTTTGACCCGCAGGGGTTTGTCTTTTTCACCAATTACGGCAGCCGTAAGGCCCAACAGCTGCAGCATAATCCCAAGGTATCGCTGTTGTTTCCCTGGTATGGCCTGGAACGGCAGTTGCATATTACAGGGATGGCGACGAAGATCTCGACGATGGAATCCTGGCGATATTTCTCGTCTCGCCCCCGGGGCAGCCAGATTGGAGCCTGGGTATCGCAGCAGAGCCAGGTGATCTCATCGCGGCAGTTGCTAGAAGCCCAGTTTGACCACATGCAGCAAAAGTTTAAGCAAGGCCAGATCCCCCTGCCAGACTTTTGGGGAGGCTATCGGGTCGTTCCTGACAGCTTTGAATTTTGGCAAGGGCGCTCGAATCGCCTGCACGATCGGTTTTTGTACACCCGTCACCAAGATGGCTGGGATATTCAGCGGCTGTCTCCTTAA
- a CDS encoding ParA family protein, with translation MIVTVASFKGGVGKTTTAIHLAAFLQGHAQTLLIDADPNRSALGWASRGQLPFPVVDEWRAAEQPRPYDHVVIDTQARPTAEDLTVLSDSCDLLVLPTTPDILALDALTLTVAHLNAIRVSHYRILLVAIPPHPSKAGAEVRQLLQEAHLSLFQGGIRRYAAFQKAALRGVPVYAVADPKAEEAWQDYQAIGQELLQVAAGRERGR, from the coding sequence ATGATTGTAACGGTGGCCAGCTTTAAGGGAGGCGTCGGCAAGACAACGACGGCCATTCACCTGGCGGCGTTTTTGCAGGGTCACGCCCAGACGCTGTTGATCGATGCTGATCCTAACCGCTCTGCCTTGGGCTGGGCCAGCCGCGGCCAACTGCCCTTTCCCGTAGTGGATGAATGGCGGGCAGCAGAACAACCCCGACCCTATGACCATGTGGTGATCGATACCCAGGCCCGCCCCACCGCCGAGGATCTGACAGTACTCTCGGATAGCTGTGACCTGCTGGTGTTGCCCACCACTCCAGACATTCTGGCCCTAGATGCCCTCACCCTCACCGTGGCTCATCTGAATGCCATCCGCGTCAGCCACTACCGCATCTTGCTGGTGGCAATTCCGCCCCATCCTAGCAAGGCCGGGGCAGAGGTGCGGCAATTGTTGCAAGAAGCCCATTTGTCCCTGTTTCAGGGAGGCATTCGCCGCTATGCGGCGTTCCAGAAGGCTGCCCTGAGGGGAGTGCCGGTGTATGCGGTGGCAGATCCTAAAGCTGAGGAAGCTTGGCAGGATTATCAGGCCATTGGTCAGGAACTCCTGCAGGTAGCCGCGGGGAGGGAGCGGGGGAGATGA
- a CDS encoding PilW family protein, with translation MVSRRLGFHLYHHLLRGKRAGFTLLEVLVSLIIASIVVSGLLYLVVELLQINRREEALTETQTNMQRAMTYITRDAQEAVFVYSTPTTVTSQLDDLPAGEPILAFWRLEPLDSDDYAGIGDCSTAFSGTEEEECNTLKVRHSTYNLVVYLQQDNAASDIWQGPSRIIRYELPKYADVSNLTTRDGYADPTTEHPTQSGETNSFSNWTADNSVNTDGFSAVLVDYVDLATATPPSDLANCPSSAYERIPSTPADGNSFFVCVRGTDPDAEDAIDRLNQDLIVYLRGNATTGRPGLINTYSEEGRLPTLQAQILIRGILNKQPNTN, from the coding sequence ATGGTTTCTCGACGGCTTGGGTTCCATCTCTACCATCACCTGCTACGCGGCAAACGAGCTGGGTTTACGTTGCTGGAAGTGCTGGTCTCGTTAATCATTGCCAGTATTGTGGTATCAGGGTTGCTGTATTTGGTCGTAGAGCTGTTGCAAATTAATCGCCGGGAGGAAGCCCTGACCGAGACCCAAACCAATATGCAGCGGGCCATGACCTACATCACCCGAGATGCCCAAGAAGCGGTCTTTGTCTACTCCACACCCACGACTGTGACCAGTCAACTGGATGACTTGCCTGCTGGAGAGCCCATTTTGGCCTTCTGGCGGTTAGAGCCCCTAGATTCAGATGACTACGCAGGCATCGGAGACTGTTCCACCGCCTTTTCTGGGACGGAAGAGGAGGAGTGCAATACCCTGAAGGTGAGGCACAGTACCTATAACCTGGTGGTGTATTTACAACAAGACAATGCGGCTAGCGATATTTGGCAGGGGCCGTCGCGGATTATTCGCTATGAGTTGCCTAAATATGCTGATGTGTCTAACCTAACTACCCGGGATGGTTATGCCGATCCCACTACTGAGCATCCAACGCAGTCTGGCGAAACCAATAGCTTTTCCAACTGGACTGCTGATAATAGCGTTAACACTGATGGGTTTTCGGCTGTACTGGTCGACTATGTCGATCTTGCCACTGCCACGCCCCCCTCAGATTTGGCCAACTGTCCCTCATCGGCCTATGAGCGCATCCCCTCCACGCCAGCCGATGGCAATAGTTTCTTCGTGTGTGTGCGAGGCACAGATCCTGACGCCGAAGATGCCATAGACCGCTTAAATCAAGATCTGATCGTGTATCTGAGAGGAAATGCCACCACTGGTCGACCGGGCTTAATCAACACCTACAGTGAAGAAGGGCGTCTGCCCACCTTACAAGCTCAGATCTTGATCCGCGGCATCTTAAATAAACAACCCAATACTAACTGA
- a CDS encoding type II secretion system protein yields the protein MLMLSIRRKLQRLALQRGDCHLACQEDGLTLIETLVAIVVIALTLGAITPALVIAVATRVQSQRAEQALAVAQGEIDQVRLIVEQGGYEDTDLPQSVPSLNDSTPATMVPPDQEDPLDSTTAYDSLPPTKTRAVDVDGDGDPDFGIQVYRTGGVSIGNKPVAFGLGVRVYDIQALDSTSTNTLEADPSRLGITGGEGERGRRPLAALYTSVVRGEDTESYCEYFDLISSPGDSTPQGCT from the coding sequence TTGCTGATGCTATCCATTCGGAGAAAATTACAGCGCTTGGCTCTGCAGCGAGGCGATTGCCACCTTGCCTGTCAAGAAGATGGCTTGACCCTGATCGAAACCCTAGTAGCGATTGTCGTGATTGCCCTCACCTTGGGGGCCATTACCCCGGCTCTGGTAATTGCTGTGGCTACACGGGTGCAGAGCCAGCGGGCGGAACAGGCCTTGGCTGTAGCCCAAGGGGAAATCGACCAAGTGCGATTAATCGTGGAGCAGGGGGGGTACGAGGATACCGATTTACCCCAGTCTGTGCCCAGTCTGAATGACTCCACGCCTGCTACGATGGTGCCTCCAGACCAAGAAGATCCCCTAGATTCGACAACCGCCTATGACTCCCTGCCACCGACTAAAACCCGGGCCGTCGATGTTGATGGGGATGGCGATCCGGATTTCGGCATCCAGGTCTATCGCACCGGTGGAGTATCCATAGGCAATAAACCAGTGGCCTTCGGTCTGGGAGTTCGGGTCTATGACATTCAGGCCCTAGACTCCACCAGCACCAACACCCTAGAGGCCGACCCATCGCGCTTAGGCATTACTGGCGGAGAAGGGGAACGGGGCAGACGGCCTTTGGCTGCGCTCTACACCAGTGTTGTGCGGGGGGAAGACACGGAATCTTACTGTGAATACTTCGACCTGATCAGCAGCCCTGGCGACTCAACCCCGCAGGGATGTACCTGA
- a CDS encoding Uma2 family endonuclease, whose protein sequence is MTPAELEQLGITLPPTQWQLPYDDGEPMETQRHKMQMDLLIDALEGWLQQRDDGYVSGNMFVYYSLAQVRNQDFKGPDVFVALGVPQGERLSWVCWEEGKTPDLVIELLSPSTAAFDKGDKRQIYQEQLHVPEYFWFDPFQPEDWAGFQLQGGSYQPIQPNADGLLVSSVLQLALVRWSGLYRGVETTWLRWADLDGHLLPTAAEQARQRAEQEQQRAEQERQQAEQERQRAEQERQRAERLAQRLRELGVDPDQVQ, encoded by the coding sequence ATGACTCCTGCCGAGCTTGAGCAACTGGGCATTACCCTGCCCCCCACCCAATGGCAGCTGCCCTACGATGACGGCGAGCCCATGGAAACCCAGCGTCACAAGATGCAGATGGATCTGCTCATTGATGCCCTAGAGGGGTGGCTGCAGCAGCGCGACGATGGCTACGTGAGCGGCAACATGTTTGTGTACTACAGCCTGGCCCAGGTGAGAAACCAAGACTTCAAGGGACCAGATGTCTTTGTGGCCTTAGGGGTGCCCCAGGGCGAGCGGCTCAGTTGGGTGTGCTGGGAAGAGGGCAAAACGCCTGACCTGGTGATTGAGTTACTGTCCCCGAGTACGGCCGCCTTCGATAAGGGCGATAAACGACAGATTTATCAAGAGCAGCTGCATGTGCCCGAGTATTTCTGGTTTGATCCCTTCCAGCCCGAGGATTGGGCCGGCTTTCAGCTGCAGGGGGGCAGCTACCAACCGATTCAGCCGAATGCCGATGGCTTGCTGGTCAGTTCAGTCCTGCAACTGGCCTTGGTACGCTGGTCGGGACTCTACCGCGGCGTCGAGACCACCTGGCTACGCTGGGCCGACCTAGATGGCCACCTGCTGCCGACGGCGGCTGAGCAGGCGCGCCAGCGGGCCGAGCAGGAGCAACAGCGGGCCGAGCAGGAGCGACAGCAGGCCGAGCAGGAGCGACAGCGGGCCGAGCAGGAGCGGCAGCGGGCCGAGCGCCTGGCCCAGCGGTTGCGGGAATTGGGTGTTGATCCAGACCAGGTGCAGTAA
- a CDS encoding EVE domain-containing protein translates to MQYWLMKSEPDVYSIDDLQRDGEEIWDGVRNYQARNFLRTMESGDLAFFYHSNTKPPGVVGLIEIAAANVVDPTQFDPQSKYYDPKSTPDGPRWQTVTVRYGETFPQAIPLSTLRDTFSPEELQVVKRGNRLSVMPVPPEVAERLLAMGRQQA, encoded by the coding sequence ATGCAATACTGGCTAATGAAATCTGAACCGGATGTTTACAGCATCGACGATCTGCAACGGGATGGTGAGGAAATCTGGGACGGGGTACGTAACTACCAGGCGCGCAATTTCCTACGGACCATGGAATCTGGCGATCTGGCCTTCTTCTACCATTCCAATACCAAACCCCCAGGCGTCGTTGGCCTGATAGAGATTGCGGCGGCCAACGTGGTCGACCCTACCCAGTTCGACCCCCAGAGCAAGTACTACGATCCCAAGTCCACCCCAGATGGTCCCCGTTGGCAGACGGTCACGGTGCGCTACGGTGAAACCTTTCCCCAGGCCATTCCCCTCAGTACCCTGCGGGATACCTTTAGCCCTGAGGAACTACAGGTGGTGAAGCGAGGCAATCGCCTCTCGGTAATGCCAGTCCCCCCAGAAGTCGCTGAGCGTCTGCTGGCCATGGGGCGACAGCAAGCTTAA
- a CDS encoding Nif3-like dinuclear metal center hexameric protein, which yields MTIADLIDWFEGWAAPSWQESWDNCGWQVQPGVLEQPPQVLVCLTPTLAVVQEALALRQQGTPVNLIFAHHPLIFSPLKVVDRGNPVGEMVRLALLHGIGIYSAHTNFDQVADGTADVLAQLLHLQDPEPVVPTDAGIGYGRVGNLPQPQPLKSLLLTIRQVLSPPDVLFSPQADLSQPVQRLAVLGGSGASFLKAVAQTGAQAYLTSDCKFHQFQEGRDRNLVLIDAGHYATERPACARLVDHFQRQGVAWAGLSQQDEDFRQFLTPL from the coding sequence ATGACGATTGCAGACTTGATCGATTGGTTTGAGGGCTGGGCCGCTCCTAGCTGGCAGGAGAGTTGGGATAACTGCGGCTGGCAGGTGCAGCCGGGAGTACTGGAGCAGCCGCCGCAGGTGCTGGTGTGCCTGACGCCGACCTTAGCCGTGGTGCAGGAGGCCCTGGCGCTGCGGCAGCAGGGCACCCCAGTGAATCTTATCTTTGCCCACCACCCCTTGATCTTCAGCCCCTTGAAGGTCGTTGATCGGGGGAATCCGGTGGGAGAGATGGTGCGGTTAGCTCTGCTGCATGGCATTGGCATCTATAGTGCCCATACCAACTTTGACCAGGTAGCCGATGGTACCGCCGATGTGTTGGCGCAACTGCTGCACCTCCAGGACCCCGAGCCGGTGGTGCCGACTGACGCCGGGATCGGCTATGGCCGGGTGGGGAATTTGCCGCAGCCGCAGCCGCTGAAATCGCTGTTGTTGACCATTCGCCAGGTGTTATCGCCGCCGGATGTGCTCTTTTCTCCGCAGGCCGATCTGAGCCAGCCGGTTCAGCGACTGGCGGTGTTGGGGGGCTCGGGGGCCAGCTTCTTGAAGGCGGTGGCCCAGACGGGGGCCCAAGCCTATCTCACTTCGGATTGCAAATTCCATCAGTTTCAGGAGGGACGCGATCGCAACCTGGTTTTGATCGATGCTGGTCACTACGCCACCGAACGGCCTGCCTGCGCCCGTCTAGTAGACCATTTCCAGCGGCAGGGAGTGGCCTGGGCCGGCTTAAGCCAGCAAGACGAAGACTTTCGCCAGTTTCTGACTCCGCTATAG
- a CDS encoding GspH/FimT family pseudopilin, producing MKRCLQHLKSPSHAGFTLLEGLVVLIIVAILAGIAAPGWLAFLNRQRMNTVRSDLVDVLKQAQTTARQQRRNVTVSIVDPAVPSVSDGTTQILGGGNFPEGTIQLSAYINEDTNPATSVTFDYQGRPEDEASVPFVFSISPTGVPAQRCVIVANLLGSLKTTEGDNCNNPSVTP from the coding sequence ATGAAGCGCTGTTTGCAGCATCTAAAATCTCCCTCGCATGCTGGCTTTACCCTGTTGGAAGGCTTAGTTGTTTTGATCATAGTGGCCATCCTGGCAGGCATCGCTGCCCCGGGCTGGTTGGCCTTCTTAAACCGGCAGAGAATGAACACTGTCCGCAGCGATTTGGTAGACGTGCTGAAACAGGCGCAGACAACGGCCCGTCAGCAACGGCGAAATGTGACAGTTAGTATTGTGGATCCCGCTGTTCCTTCGGTAAGTGATGGAACGACGCAGATACTGGGCGGTGGCAATTTTCCGGAAGGAACCATCCAGTTAAGTGCTTACATCAACGAAGACACGAATCCGGCTACGTCTGTAACTTTTGATTATCAGGGCAGACCCGAAGATGAGGCCAGTGTGCCTTTTGTATTCAGCATTTCGCCTACGGGAGTACCGGCTCAGCGGTGTGTGATTGTGGCCAATTTACTCGGTAGTCTAAAAACCACTGAAGGCGATAATTGCAATAATCCTAGTGTTACTCCCTGA